The Henckelia pumila isolate YLH828 unplaced genomic scaffold, ASM3356847v2 CTG_461:::fragment_3, whole genome shotgun sequence genome window below encodes:
- the LOC140871794 gene encoding inactive leucine-rich repeat receptor-like serine/threonine-protein kinase At1g60630 yields MGKIALLCRLNVLLFPYLVLVFSSFPRVRSGDAESLLALKASIDPSDLLQWGRGRDVCKWEGVKQCLNDSVMKLVVENFNLSGTLDGKSLNLLDQLRVLSFKKNSLSGQIPELSGLKNLKSLFLNDNKFSGGIPANLALLRHLKTIDVSGNGLSGQIPRSLVDLPRLYMLYLQDNQLTGDVPAFDQNSLRFFNVSNNALAGEIPKTPSLLKFNNSSFIGNINLCGQQIGKPCSISPAPSLSNPIAPTNTSMHHERRKKLILIIGLSVGGFAILCIVTVLLIICLRKASKETESRNKVVSRGVEEAATSLDRDNNNNNSKQGGLSWDQGGDGLGNLVFLGPGDQQMSYSLEDLLKASAETLGRGTIGSTYKAVMESGYIVTVKRLKESRYPRMEEFGRHIEIVGRLRHPNLVPLRAYFQAKEERLLVYDYFPNGSLFSLVHGSRGSAGSKPLHWTSCLKIAEDLAAGLHYIHQNPGLTHGNLKSTNVLLGPDFESCLTDYGLTPFRNPESLEESSAASLFYRAPECRDFRRPTTQAADVYSFGVLLLELLTGKTPFQDLVQEYGSDIPRWVKSVRAETTDSGDEPASSNEEKMNALLNIAVTCVSVAPENRPVMGELLRMIREARTEAQVSSNSSDHSPGRWSDTVQSLPREGYVSI; encoded by the exons ATGGGGAAGATTGCTCTGTTGTGCAGGCTCAACGTGTTATTGTTTCCATATTTAGTTTTAGTTTTCAGTTCATTTCCACGAGTAAGATCAGGAGATGCTGAGTCTCTTTTAGCTTTGAAAGCATCAATAGACCCATCGGATTTGCTTCAATGGGGAAGAGGAAGAGATGTGTGCAAATGGGAAGGTGTTAAACAATGCCTTAATGATAGTGTTATGAAGCTTGtggttgaaaattttaacttaaGTGGCACGTTAGATGGGAAAAGTTTGAATCTTTTGGATCAGTTAAGGGTTTTAAGTTTCAAGAAAAACTCACTTTCTGGGCAAATCCCAGAACTCTCTGGCCTCAAGAACCTCAAGTCGTTGTTCCTCAATGATAACAAGTTTTCAGGTGGAATCCCGGCTAATCTTGCTCTCCTGCGACACCTAAAAACCATTGACGTATCTGGGAACGGATTATCGGGTCAGATTCCGAGGTCCTTAGTTGATTTGCCTAGATTATACATGCTTTATTTGCAAGATAATCAATTGACTGGTGATGTTCCAGCCTTTGATCAGAATAGTTTGAGATTCTTTAATGTGTCTAATAATGCACTCGCCGGGGAAATCCCGAAAACCCCATCATTGTTGAAGTTCAATAACTCTTCCTTCATTGGTAACATAAATTTATGTGGCCAACAAATTGGAAAACCTTGTAGTATAAGTCCAGCTCCTAGTCTGTCAAACCCGATCGCACCAACTAATACTTCAATGCATCATGAGAGGAGGAAGAAGCTTATCTTGATAATTGGTTTGAGTGTTGGTGGATTTGCCATATTATGTATTGTTACTGTACTGTTGATAATCTGTTTGAGGAAGGCAAGTAAGGAAACCGAGTCGAGAAATAAGGTGGTTTCCCGAGGGGTGGAGGAAGCAGCTACTAGCTTGGATAGggacaataataataataatagcaaACAAGGGGGTTTATCATGGGATCAAGGGGGTGATGGACTCGGGAATTTGGTGTTTCTTGGACCCGGTGATCAGCAAATGAGTTATAGCTTAGAGGATTTGTTGAAGGCCTCGGCCGAGACGTTGGGAAGGGGGACTATAGGGAGCACTTATAAGGCGGTGATGGAGTCGGGATACATTGTCACTGTTAAGAGATTAAAGGAGTCTAGGTATCCGAGGATGGAAGAGTTCGGACGACACATTGAGATTGTTGGTAGATTAAGGCATCCAAACTTGGTTCCTCTCAGGGCCTATTTTCAAGCGAAGGAAGAACGGCTACTTGTATATGATTATTTTCCGAATGGAAGTCTCTTCTCTCTTGTGCATG GGTCAAGAGGTTCAGCTGGTTCAAAACCGCTTCACTGGACATCTTGCCTAAAAATAGCAGAGGACTTAGCGGCAGGACTACATTACATACACCAGAATCCTGGTCTAACTCATGGAAATTTGAAATCCACCAATGTCTTGTTGGGGCCGGATTTCGAGTCATGCCTGACTGATTATGGACTGACTCCATTCAGGAATCCTGAGTCACTCGAAGAATCAAGTGCTGCTTCCCTTTTCTACCGAGCCCCTGAATGTCGTGATTTCCGAAGGCCAACAACACAAGCAGCTGATGTCTATAGTTTTGGAGTCCTCCTCTTGGAACTTCTAACTGGTAAGACTCCATTTCAAGATCTTGTCCAAGAATACGGCTCAGACATACCACGGTGGGTGAAATCTGTCCGAGCAGAGACGACAGACTCAGGTGATGAACCGGCATCAAGTAACGAGGAAAAAATGAACGCCCTTCTGAACATTGCTGTAACATGTGTTTCTGTTGCGCCTGAGAATCGTCCTGTGATGGGGGAActtctgaggatgataagagaGGCAAGAACAGAAGCTCAGGTGTCTTCAAACAGCAGTGATCATTCACCGGGACGATGGTCGGATACCGTGCAGAGTTTGCCAAGGGAAGGATATGTGAGTATATGA